One window of Candidatus Bathyarchaeia archaeon genomic DNA carries:
- a CDS encoding cobalamin-dependent protein (Presence of a B(12) (cobalamin)-binding domain implies dependence on cobalamin itself, in one of its several forms, or in some unusual lineages, dependence on a cobalamin-like analog.): MGKDFIFLHPPSLIDFREKPWFPGPIARTVRSTPVFTAFPIGLISIADFLDRIGYDVKIVNVGERMLLNPKFNLEGYLEEVDAKIFGIDLHWCVHVQGALELARICKKVHPDSFLVLGGLTATCFNEEIIQKFPYVDAVVRGESEEALAKLKQGVEKCELDDVPNITYRNRYGKVKVNAVVAPPESLDNYEFTRTDLIEPPTQTHHAQMGSKRLKVWQLPICRGCLFNCVTCGGSAYSYKKLFSRTQPAFRSSEKILEDFQRLDEQGFNSVFLFQDVRMGGDDYWKNMFKILSAQRWSKIEHVTLELFKPPNLEFIKTLHRFKPADKVALTMSPESGVDHVRQAHGRDYTNESIIETAKSCLKLDLPITFFFMGVLAHETMETVKLTWKLWDRIFSFKSDWIDIEYGPMVILDPGSIAFYNPDKVGYRMRSRTLFSHYQAAEKPIWVDWINYETEHFDVNEVSNLILDSIERLVTLKGKYGKLSERVTELELKNVALNRLLIQDVKKIQEIEDLVEREKCLKELKEVEKDPVLTETYILTHE, from the coding sequence TTGGGAAAAGATTTCATATTCCTCCACCCGCCGAGTCTAATAGATTTTAGGGAGAAGCCGTGGTTTCCAGGTCCTATAGCGAGAACTGTTAGATCAACGCCCGTTTTCACGGCTTTTCCAATCGGTTTGATAAGCATCGCTGATTTCCTGGATAGAATAGGATACGATGTTAAGATAGTGAACGTTGGTGAGAGAATGCTACTTAACCCGAAGTTTAACCTAGAAGGCTACCTTGAGGAGGTTGACGCAAAAATCTTCGGCATAGATCTCCATTGGTGCGTTCATGTACAGGGAGCGTTAGAGCTTGCTAGAATATGCAAGAAGGTTCACCCAGACAGCTTTTTAGTGCTAGGAGGGTTAACTGCCACATGCTTTAATGAGGAAATCATTCAAAAGTTTCCTTACGTCGACGCCGTTGTACGGGGTGAAAGCGAGGAAGCCTTAGCGAAATTAAAGCAAGGAGTTGAGAAATGTGAGCTCGATGACGTGCCAAATATAACGTATAGGAATAGGTATGGGAAGGTTAAAGTCAATGCGGTGGTGGCTCCGCCGGAAAGCTTAGACAACTATGAGTTTACGAGAACCGATTTAATAGAGCCTCCGACTCAAACACACCACGCTCAAATGGGGAGCAAAAGGCTGAAGGTATGGCAACTCCCCATATGTAGAGGATGCTTATTCAACTGTGTGACGTGCGGTGGATCAGCGTACTCATACAAAAAACTCTTCTCGAGAACACAGCCCGCGTTTAGAAGCTCAGAAAAAATCCTAGAAGACTTCCAGCGTTTGGATGAGCAGGGTTTTAACTCTGTTTTTCTGTTCCAAGACGTAAGAATGGGGGGAGACGACTACTGGAAAAACATGTTTAAAATCTTAAGCGCGCAGCGGTGGTCGAAAATTGAGCATGTAACCCTGGAGCTCTTCAAACCTCCAAATCTTGAATTCATTAAAACCTTGCATCGGTTTAAGCCAGCGGATAAAGTAGCGTTAACAATGTCCCCTGAATCCGGAGTTGACCATGTAAGGCAGGCGCATGGTAGAGATTACACAAATGAATCCATAATCGAAACAGCTAAATCATGTCTTAAACTAGACTTACCCATCACCTTTTTCTTCATGGGAGTATTAGCCCATGAAACTATGGAAACCGTTAAACTCACATGGAAGCTTTGGGATAGGATTTTCAGCTTTAAAAGCGATTGGATCGACATTGAGTACGGTCCAATGGTTATCTTGGATCCAGGCTCAATAGCCTTCTACAACCCGGATAAAGTTGGATACAGAATGAGAAGTCGTACATTATTTTCCCATTATCAGGCCGCAGAAAAGCCGATATGGGTTGACTGGATAAACTATGAAACAGAACACTTCGACGTGAACGAGGTGAGTAACTTAATTTTAGACTCCATTGAGCGTTTAGTCACATTGAAGGGGAAGTATGGTAAGTTATCTGAAAGAGTAACTGAATTGGAGTTGAAAAACGTGGCGCTTAACAGATTATTAATACAAGACGTGAAAAAAATCCAAGAAATAGAAGACCTGGTTGAAAGGGAAAAATGTTTAAAAGAGCTTAAGGAGGTTGAAAAAGACCCAGTATTAACTGAAACATACATCTTGACCCACGAATAA
- a CDS encoding uroporphyrinogen decarboxylase family protein, with protein MSEKAASVSGKPLSVDEWARILRGVENIGEMTHWERMEKAFNLEEPDMVPLAPEADYWPCYYQGYTAWEIFEGPDAVAKRTHALIKTWAEFRWDAIWQYVDLSEELDPLIPPEKRKDHYVIRGPRDYVVFKPAATTLDDAIKLFQEKVWEKYGYGHAGDYFIPHCQQLLEFQNKMNNSIPVITGSATVSNHAETVVEVQRLVKWLITEPKQKLHDYFDLVLQERLASLDGYREFAAKRGCEFFCAWGGGRTWGPKQWQEFGEYEEIYLEKARRIFKNLFWHVCGRNLKETLEFLATKAPGVKAIQFDTPMSQYKMSWPEWYEWVAKLCKGRRCAMSSPTTQLLMHGTPGEVRDMVKTFIKHTTPYTTAVVMTPCEVGGYTPVENVRAMVEAARTYGKYPISL; from the coding sequence ATGAGCGAAAAGGCGGCCTCGGTAAGCGGGAAACCACTCTCAGTCGATGAATGGGCCCGCATACTTAGAGGCGTAGAGAACATCGGCGAGATGACACATTGGGAGAGGATGGAGAAAGCCTTCAACTTAGAGGAGCCTGACATGGTTCCATTAGCCCCAGAGGCTGATTACTGGCCATGCTATTACCAGGGATACACCGCGTGGGAGATCTTTGAAGGCCCAGATGCGGTGGCTAAGAGAACCCACGCCTTGATCAAGACTTGGGCCGAGTTCAGGTGGGACGCGATTTGGCAATACGTTGACCTTTCAGAGGAACTTGACCCACTTATTCCACCTGAAAAGAGAAAGGACCACTACGTGATTAGAGGGCCAAGGGACTACGTAGTATTTAAACCAGCAGCCACAACCTTAGACGACGCGATCAAGCTTTTTCAAGAAAAGGTCTGGGAAAAATATGGCTATGGACATGCGGGAGACTATTTCATACCGCATTGCCAGCAACTGCTGGAGTTTCAAAACAAAATGAACAATTCTATCCCTGTGATAACGGGGTCAGCCACCGTTTCCAACCACGCTGAAACCGTGGTGGAGGTGCAGAGGCTCGTGAAATGGCTCATCACAGAGCCGAAACAGAAACTCCACGACTACTTTGACCTTGTTTTGCAGGAAAGGCTGGCCAGCTTAGACGGTTATAGAGAATTCGCGGCGAAGCGTGGGTGCGAATTCTTCTGCGCGTGGGGTGGGGGGAGGACCTGGGGGCCGAAGCAGTGGCAGGAATTCGGGGAGTACGAGGAGATTTACCTTGAAAAGGCGAGGCGGATTTTTAAAAACCTATTCTGGCACGTATGTGGACGCAACCTGAAGGAAACCCTGGAGTTCTTAGCCACCAAGGCCCCTGGCGTAAAGGCAATTCAATTCGACACCCCCATGAGCCAATACAAGATGTCGTGGCCTGAATGGTATGAATGGGTCGCCAAGCTGTGTAAGGGTAGGAGGTGCGCCATGAGCTCCCCAACCACGCAGCTGTTAATGCATGGAACGCCCGGCGAGGTGAGGGATATGGTTAAAACGTTTATCAAGCATACAACGCCCTACACCACCGCCGTGGTCATGACGCCCTGCGAGGTGGGAGGGTATACCCCTGTTGAAAACGTGAGGGCGATGGTGGAAGCCGCTAGAACCTACGGAAAATATCCCATATCCCTGTGA
- a CDS encoding ASKHA domain-containing protein, with the protein MWKITFKPSEVTVFIERGSLLDAALKGGVAVESICGGRGVCGKCKVKIIVSDGGVPPPTPRERRILSNDEIERGYRLACMVKPRSDMEVYILPSSRRGRMRLQTEGVIVEAPLKPMVRKYYVHVPFACLEDQRSDEERLLETLRSEYGLSEVSIGLNALRKLPATLREGDWRLTAVVWGKEVVDIEAGDTSKEGFGVAVDVGTTKIALYLLSLIDGEELATASMENPQRAFGEDIMTRMTYANRAPENLQKLHEVVVEALNKLVHEACESVGIGEAKVYEAVVVGNTVMHHFLLNLETRYLSQSPYTQVLRRSFTVPSENVGLRINRSGYLHALPTVKSFVGADNVAVCLVTRIADAENPTLSLDIGTNTEIDCGQRELGLTVTSAPSGPAFEGWATKWGMTAAAGAIERISIDPETLEVMYRTIGDQPPVGICGSGYVDAIAEMMKAGILNHRSGFNALESNHVRKGDEGYELVVALAEKTGIGKDIVITQGDINEIVKAKAAIHAATTILLNHLKLREEDVDKIFLAGAFGSYIDPENARTIGMLPEVDLERIVPIGNAAGSGAKLALLNIDERLEAERISAKATFIELATHPMFLEEYVKSMYLPYKSLEKYPKTKELLSKLGFKTQ; encoded by the coding sequence ATGTGGAAAATAACGTTTAAGCCCTCTGAGGTAACCGTTTTCATCGAAAGGGGAAGCCTCCTCGACGCCGCCTTGAAGGGAGGCGTGGCCGTTGAGTCCATTTGCGGCGGTAGAGGAGTATGCGGAAAATGTAAGGTAAAGATAATTGTAAGCGATGGCGGGGTACCTCCCCCTACGCCTAGAGAACGGAGGATTCTTAGCAACGATGAAATTGAGAGAGGCTACCGTTTAGCGTGCATGGTTAAACCGCGAAGCGACATGGAGGTTTACATACTCCCCTCCAGCAGGAGGGGGAGGATGAGGCTTCAAACAGAAGGGGTAATAGTGGAGGCTCCGTTGAAGCCGATGGTTAGAAAATATTACGTTCACGTTCCTTTCGCGTGTCTTGAAGATCAGAGATCCGACGAAGAGAGGCTTCTAGAAACGTTAAGGAGCGAGTATGGTTTAAGTGAGGTTTCCATCGGGTTAAACGCCCTCAGAAAGCTTCCGGCGACTCTTCGTGAAGGCGACTGGAGGTTAACCGCTGTGGTATGGGGTAAAGAGGTAGTCGACATCGAAGCGGGGGACACCTCTAAGGAGGGGTTCGGAGTGGCGGTGGACGTGGGAACAACGAAGATTGCCCTCTACCTTTTAAGCCTCATCGACGGCGAGGAGCTGGCCACAGCCTCCATGGAGAATCCTCAAAGAGCGTTTGGAGAAGACATTATGACTAGGATGACGTACGCCAACAGAGCGCCTGAAAACCTTCAAAAGCTCCATGAAGTGGTGGTTGAGGCTTTAAACAAGCTGGTCCATGAGGCGTGTGAAAGCGTGGGGATAGGTGAGGCGAAAGTCTATGAAGCGGTTGTTGTCGGCAACACGGTCATGCATCACTTCCTCTTAAACTTGGAAACAAGGTATTTGTCGCAAAGCCCTTACACCCAGGTCCTACGGCGATCGTTCACAGTTCCCTCGGAGAATGTTGGGTTACGGATAAATCGAAGCGGCTACCTTCACGCGCTTCCAACAGTCAAGAGCTTCGTAGGAGCTGACAACGTGGCCGTATGCCTCGTCACTAGGATAGCGGACGCTGAGAACCCTACCTTATCGTTAGACATAGGGACGAATACTGAGATAGACTGCGGCCAAAGAGAGTTGGGTTTAACGGTCACCAGCGCCCCATCCGGGCCGGCGTTTGAGGGTTGGGCTACAAAATGGGGGATGACAGCCGCCGCCGGCGCCATCGAACGAATCTCCATTGACCCAGAAACCTTAGAAGTTATGTATCGAACCATCGGAGATCAACCACCGGTAGGGATCTGCGGCTCCGGATACGTCGACGCGATCGCTGAGATGATGAAAGCGGGAATATTGAACCATAGATCAGGGTTTAACGCGTTAGAGTCGAACCACGTTCGAAAGGGGGATGAAGGATATGAATTAGTGGTCGCTCTAGCGGAGAAAACGGGAATCGGCAAGGACATAGTCATCACGCAAGGGGACATCAATGAAATCGTTAAGGCGAAAGCCGCCATCCACGCCGCCACAACCATACTGCTAAACCACTTAAAGTTGCGAGAGGAGGATGTTGACAAGATCTTTTTAGCAGGCGCCTTCGGCTCGTACATCGACCCTGAAAACGCTAGGACGATTGGCATGTTACCAGAAGTGGATTTGGAGAGGATCGTGCCCATAGGAAACGCGGCTGGAAGCGGAGCCAAACTCGCCTTGCTGAACATCGACGAGAGACTTGAGGCGGAGCGAATATCGGCTAAAGCTACGTTCATCGAGTTGGCGACTCACCCTATGTTCCTAGAAGAATACGTGAAAAGCATGTATCTCCCATATAAGAGCTTGGAAAAATATCCTAAAACAAAAGAGCTCTTAAGCAAGCTGGGGTTCAAGACCCAGTAA
- a CDS encoding cobalamin-dependent protein (Presence of a B(12) (cobalamin)-binding domain implies dependence on cobalamin itself, in one of its several forms, or in some unusual lineages, dependence on a cobalamin-like analog.), which produces MGVRLNPGKELILSKLTDAVVSLNAEAARNAAEEALEANLDPAEAIRALAEGMRIIGEKWNKMEVFMPEVLVAADAFYAGMEALGPSLEARKGEQPFTGVMVIGTIYGDVHTVGKDVAKAVFAAEIGLKVIDLGVEVPSRKYVEAVKEHNASIVGIGTYMSETFYNTPKVVEALKNAGLRDKVIVVCGGPAVNYRKAVEFGADGAWDDAWVAAEEMKKLMKEKLGLKTL; this is translated from the coding sequence ATGGGGGTTAGATTAAACCCGGGAAAAGAGCTCATCCTATCCAAGTTGACTGACGCGGTCGTTTCCCTGAACGCTGAAGCCGCTAGGAACGCCGCGGAGGAGGCGTTAGAAGCTAATTTGGATCCAGCTGAGGCGATTCGAGCGTTAGCCGAGGGTATGCGGATAATCGGTGAAAAATGGAATAAAATGGAGGTTTTTATGCCAGAGGTCTTAGTCGCGGCGGACGCGTTCTACGCTGGCATGGAGGCCCTTGGACCATCGTTGGAGGCGAGGAAGGGCGAGCAACCGTTCACCGGAGTTATGGTCATCGGCACCATATATGGAGACGTCCACACCGTGGGAAAAGATGTCGCTAAAGCGGTTTTCGCGGCTGAAATCGGGTTAAAAGTAATCGACTTAGGAGTTGAGGTTCCATCCAGAAAATACGTTGAAGCAGTAAAAGAGCATAACGCGAGCATCGTGGGAATTGGAACCTATATGAGTGAAACATTTTATAACACTCCGAAGGTGGTTGAGGCGTTAAAAAACGCTGGGCTGCGGGATAAGGTCATCGTGGTTTGCGGAGGCCCGGCGGTAAACTATAGGAAGGCAGTTGAGTTCGGAGCCGATGGGGCTTGGGACGACGCTTGGGTGGCTGCCGAGGAGATGAAAAAACTCATGAAGGAAAAACTCGGGTTGAAAACCCTATGA